In Janthinobacterium sp. 67, a genomic segment contains:
- a CDS encoding sigma 54-interacting transcriptional regulator, whose translation MSRPNPGPDTVTATGMPPAPQLSGNSLPMQALRAQIGRIARCGAPVAIRGESGTGKELAARAIHAQGARAGFPFIAVNCGAIPEALMEAEFFGCRPGAYTGALHERQGLFQAAHGGSLLLDEVDDLPLAMQVKLLRVLQERRVRKLGGSSDEAVDVRILCASQHGLARGVAAGTFRQDLFYRLNVIELALPPLRERRGDLQVLCEVILARLSPHRAVNLAPPVLAALGAYAFPGNVRELENVLERALAFADGGVIALDGLALPSMAGGTPLRAAPAVPALPERQLSLPGMAAHGVAPVLPLDVYLRQAERDMIVRALVQARYHRARAARQLGLSVRQLRYRMQKLTIQEALFDEYMEDR comes from the coding sequence ATGTCCCGTCCCAATCCTGGTCCGGATACCGTGACCGCCACCGGCATGCCGCCGGCGCCGCAACTGAGCGGCAACTCGCTGCCCATGCAGGCGCTGCGCGCGCAGATCGGCCGCATCGCCCGCTGTGGCGCGCCGGTGGCCATCCGCGGCGAATCGGGCACGGGCAAGGAACTGGCGGCGCGCGCCATTCATGCGCAGGGCGCGCGCGCCGGCTTCCCGTTTATCGCCGTCAACTGCGGCGCCATTCCCGAAGCGCTGATGGAGGCCGAATTCTTCGGCTGCCGGCCGGGCGCCTATACGGGCGCGCTGCACGAACGCCAGGGTTTGTTCCAGGCGGCCCACGGCGGCAGCCTGCTGCTCGACGAAGTGGACGATCTGCCGCTGGCCATGCAGGTAAAACTGTTGCGCGTGCTGCAGGAGCGCCGCGTGCGCAAGCTGGGCGGCAGTAGCGACGAAGCCGTCGACGTGCGCATCCTGTGCGCGAGCCAGCATGGCCTGGCGCGCGGCGTGGCCGCCGGCACGTTTCGCCAGGACCTGTTTTACCGCCTGAATGTGATCGAGCTGGCGCTGCCGCCGCTGCGCGAACGGCGCGGCGATCTGCAGGTATTATGTGAGGTGATCCTCGCGCGCCTGTCGCCGCATCGTGCCGTGAACCTGGCGCCGCCCGTGCTGGCGGCCTTGGGTGCGTATGCGTTTCCCGGCAATGTGCGCGAGCTGGAAAACGTGCTGGAGCGGGCGCTGGCCTTTGCCGACGGCGGCGTGATCGCGCTCGACGGGCTGGCCTTGCCATCCATGGCGGGCGGCACGCCGTTGCGGGCGGCGCCGGCGGTGCCGGCCTTGCCGGAACGGCAACTGAGCCTGCCCGGCATGGCGGCGCATGGCGTGGCCCCCGTCCTGCCGCTGGACGTGTATTTGCGCCAGGCCGAGCGCGACATGATCGTGCGGGCGCTGGTGCAGGCCCGCTACCACCGCGCACGGGCGGCGCGCCAGCTGGGCCTGAGCGTGCGCCAGTTGCGCTACCGCATGCAGAAATTGACGATACAGGAAGCCCTATTTGATGAGTATATGGAAGATAGATGA
- a CDS encoding PP0621 family protein — translation MTRVLFWLALVFLVLFAIRSKLRGMQQRARAQQQQQPNPFAQPARPQELPDAELMLCCAHCGVYYPASENVQAKGHDYCSHAHATL, via the coding sequence ATGACACGTGTTTTATTCTGGCTGGCGCTGGTGTTCCTGGTGCTGTTTGCGATCCGCAGCAAGCTCCGTGGCATGCAGCAGCGCGCCCGCGCGCAGCAACAGCAGCAGCCGAATCCGTTTGCGCAGCCCGCGCGGCCGCAGGAATTGCCTGATGCCGAGCTGATGCTGTGCTGTGCCCATTGCGGCGTGTACTACCCGGCCTCCGAAAACGTGCAGGCCAAGGGCCACGATTACTGCAGCCACGCGCACGCCACCTTGTAA
- a CDS encoding cytochrome C assembly family protein — MQIYFFFIAALLYAACAVLPSSRARLIAGLTGVAWLAHAATLWFDLMAPGTLRFGFSAMLSAALWVSVGAYWIENRNFSLDGLRRMVMPSAVLAIGLAWAFPGSQVSMEGKSAVFGWHIAVAVLAYSTLTIAAFHAVLMALQESRLHTRSESRGFIGSALDQLPALLTMEKLLFRMIGLGFILLSLTVLSGIVFSEQLFGKALNWDHKSVFTMLSWLLFASLLAGRRFRGWRGKTALSFTLAGFATLLLAYVGSRFVLEVVLHRGFA, encoded by the coding sequence ATGCAGATCTATTTCTTTTTCATCGCCGCCCTGTTGTACGCGGCGTGCGCGGTGCTTCCCTCGTCCCGTGCCCGGCTCATTGCCGGCCTGACCGGCGTCGCCTGGCTGGCCCACGCCGCCACCCTGTGGTTCGACCTGATGGCGCCGGGGACCTTGCGCTTCGGCTTTTCCGCCATGCTGTCGGCCGCGCTGTGGGTGTCAGTGGGCGCTTACTGGATAGAGAACCGCAATTTCAGCCTGGACGGATTGCGCCGCATGGTCATGCCCAGCGCCGTCCTCGCCATCGGCCTGGCCTGGGCCTTTCCCGGCAGCCAGGTCAGCATGGAAGGCAAGTCGGCCGTCTTCGGCTGGCATATTGCCGTGGCCGTGCTCGCCTACAGCACCCTGACGATTGCCGCCTTCCACGCCGTGCTGATGGCGCTGCAGGAATCGCGCTTGCATACGCGCAGCGAAAGCCGCGGCTTCATCGGCAGCGCGCTCGACCAGCTGCCAGCCCTGCTGACGATGGAAAAGCTGCTGTTCCGCATGATCGGCCTGGGTTTTATTTTGCTCAGCCTGACCGTGCTGTCGGGCATCGTGTTTTCCGAACAACTGTTTGGCAAGGCCTTGAACTGGGATCACAAATCCGTGTTTACCATGCTGTCGTGGCTGCTGTTCGCCTCGCTGCTGGCAGGCCGGCGCTTCCGTGGCTGGCGCGGCAAGACGGCCTTGAGTTTCACCCTGGCCGGTTTCGCCACCTTGCTGCTGGCCTATGTCGGCAGTCGTTTTGTACTGGAAGTGGTTTTACACCGAGGATTCGCATGA
- a CDS encoding ABC transporter substrate-binding protein encodes MQKKSTLKTGIAAALMLAFGMGAVQAQAQEVVRLGNLKFAHYGAVSYIKEIAPKCGIKVEEHIFAKGLDVMQAIIAGELDVGATASEAAISGRAGGAPIYVVAGFAKGGARLVAGTGQKIASVKELKGKRVGVTRGGIQEVLLLAELAQAGLTYSETKGKDVQLVFLAYADLNQALMGKNIDAMMQSEPQSSQAINKGFGTEVIKPYDTPIGEPVRTMVMTEKFYKERRPVAEKFMRCFVEATKTFIDNKATAEKYVREVVFRGQITKDDFDDAISNSPYSYDISPEHIQVTTDVMVKTGVGRMTKPPVAKDWVKTDLLEQAKKSLNVK; translated from the coding sequence ATGCAGAAAAAATCAACGTTGAAGACCGGTATCGCCGCCGCCCTCATGCTGGCCTTCGGCATGGGCGCCGTGCAGGCGCAGGCGCAGGAAGTCGTGCGCCTGGGTAACTTGAAATTCGCCCATTACGGCGCCGTCTCGTACATCAAGGAAATCGCGCCCAAGTGCGGCATCAAGGTCGAAGAGCATATCTTCGCCAAGGGCCTCGACGTGATGCAGGCCATCATCGCCGGCGAGCTGGACGTGGGCGCGACGGCATCCGAGGCGGCCATTTCCGGCCGCGCCGGCGGCGCGCCCATCTATGTCGTGGCCGGTTTTGCCAAGGGCGGCGCGCGCCTGGTGGCGGGCACGGGGCAAAAGATCGCCAGCGTCAAGGAACTCAAGGGCAAGCGCGTGGGCGTGACGCGCGGCGGCATCCAGGAAGTGCTGCTGCTGGCCGAGCTGGCGCAGGCGGGCCTGACGTATTCCGAAACCAAGGGCAAGGACGTGCAACTGGTGTTCCTCGCCTACGCCGACTTGAACCAGGCGCTGATGGGCAAGAATATCGACGCCATGATGCAGTCCGAGCCGCAGTCGTCGCAGGCCATCAACAAGGGTTTTGGTACGGAAGTCATCAAACCGTACGATACGCCGATCGGCGAACCTGTGCGGACCATGGTCATGACGGAAAAGTTCTACAAGGAACGTCGTCCCGTGGCGGAAAAATTCATGCGTTGCTTCGTCGAAGCAACGAAAACCTTTATCGACAACAAGGCGACGGCGGAAAAATATGTGCGCGAAGTCGTGTTCCGCGGTCAGATCACGAAGGATGACTTCGACGACGCGATCAGCAATTCGCCATATTCGTACGACATTTCGCCCGAGCATATCCAGGTAACCACGGACGTGATGGTGAAAACGGGCGTGGGCCGCATGACGAAGCCGCCCGTGGCCAAGGACTGGGTCAAGACGGACTTGCTGGAGCAGGCGAAAAAGAGCCTGAACGTGAAGTAA
- a CDS encoding MacB family efflux pump subunit, which produces MSEARSLGQAGEGGQPAPLIELAGIRKRYGGHDGAPAVEVLRGLTLSIGAGEFVAIVGASGSGKSTLMHLLGCLDRPSDGTYRFAGQDVASLNPDELAWLRREAFGFVFQGYHLIATESARENVEVPALYAGMPAAARHARSEALLKRLGLGERLDHRPNQLSGGQQQRVSIARALMNGGRIILADEPTGALDSSSGAEVMALLGELADAGHTIILITHDRKVAAQARRVIEISDGEIVADSGAVAIPATSTALPPLDMSRAAHDTGASLGTELLDAARAAWRVLWINRFRTGLTLLGIVIGVASVIVMLAIGLGTRQQVMAQLGAFGSNLLYMASRGESSRIPGRSITLADLDALKDVPGISHVLPNVTGNKVIRHGNLDVQTYVRGTGPALPQIQTWPVAKGGFFTEEDEREMATVAVLGAHLAEKLMPDVPNPVGQSILIGNVPFQVIGVMSAKGALTGEKDEDDVLLLPFSTAGIRVFGQREPTYTVMAVDDVKRVTEVEAAVDATMFERHRIRDYGISNAAASIAAEAKTQDNMTMMLSLIAAVSLVVGGIGVMNVMLMTVRERTREIGIRMATGARRRDILRQFLTEAVLVSVVGGVAGIVVGVTVAGLLLVWDVPVIFSLSAIAGAFACAVVTGLVFGFMPARKASGLDPVVALAGP; this is translated from the coding sequence ATGAGCGAGGCCAGGTCGCTGGGACAAGCCGGAGAAGGCGGCCAGCCGGCGCCACTGATTGAACTTGCCGGCATCCGCAAGCGCTACGGCGGCCACGATGGCGCGCCGGCCGTGGAAGTGCTGCGCGGCCTGACCTTGTCGATTGGCGCCGGCGAATTCGTCGCTATCGTCGGCGCGTCCGGTTCCGGCAAGTCGACCCTGATGCATCTTCTTGGATGCCTGGACCGTCCCAGCGACGGCACGTACCGCTTCGCCGGCCAGGACGTGGCCAGCCTGAATCCCGATGAACTGGCGTGGCTGCGGCGCGAAGCGTTCGGCTTCGTCTTCCAGGGTTATCACCTGATCGCCACGGAATCGGCACGCGAAAACGTGGAAGTGCCGGCCCTTTACGCGGGCATGCCCGCCGCGGCCCGCCATGCGCGCTCGGAAGCGCTGCTCAAGCGCCTGGGCCTCGGCGAGCGTTTGGATCACCGGCCGAACCAGTTGTCGGGCGGGCAGCAGCAGCGCGTGTCGATCGCGCGCGCGCTGATGAATGGCGGGCGCATCATCCTCGCCGATGAACCGACGGGGGCGTTAGACAGCAGCAGCGGCGCCGAAGTCATGGCCCTGCTGGGCGAACTGGCCGACGCGGGCCACACCATTATCCTCATTACGCATGACCGCAAGGTGGCGGCCCAGGCGCGCCGCGTAATCGAGATCAGCGATGGCGAAATCGTGGCGGACTCGGGCGCCGTTGCCATTCCCGCCACGTCGACGGCCCTGCCGCCGCTGGACATGTCGCGCGCCGCCCACGATACAGGGGCGTCGCTGGGCACGGAATTGCTCGACGCGGCCCGCGCGGCCTGGCGCGTGCTGTGGATCAACCGCTTCCGCACGGGATTGACCCTGCTGGGCATCGTCATCGGCGTCGCTTCCGTGATCGTCATGCTGGCCATCGGCCTGGGCACGCGCCAGCAGGTGATGGCGCAACTGGGCGCCTTCGGTTCGAATCTGCTGTACATGGCGTCGCGCGGCGAAAGTTCGCGCATCCCCGGGCGCAGCATCACCCTGGCCGACCTCGATGCGCTCAAGGACGTGCCGGGCATTTCCCACGTGCTGCCGAATGTCACGGGCAACAAGGTGATACGCCACGGCAACCTCGACGTGCAGACCTATGTGCGCGGCACGGGGCCGGCCCTGCCGCAGATTCAGACCTGGCCCGTGGCCAAGGGCGGCTTCTTTACCGAGGAAGACGAGCGCGAGATGGCCACCGTGGCCGTGCTGGGCGCGCACCTGGCGGAAAAACTGATGCCCGACGTGCCCAATCCCGTGGGGCAGAGCATCCTGATCGGCAACGTGCCGTTCCAGGTGATCGGCGTGATGAGCGCGAAGGGCGCGCTGACGGGCGAGAAAGATGAAGACGACGTGCTGCTGCTGCCGTTTTCCACGGCTGGCATCCGCGTCTTCGGCCAGCGCGAGCCCACGTACACGGTGATGGCGGTGGACGACGTCAAGCGCGTGACGGAGGTGGAAGCGGCGGTCGACGCCACCATGTTCGAGCGCCACCGCATCCGCGACTACGGCATCAGCAACGCGGCCGCGTCGATCGCCGCCGAAGCGAAGACGCAGGACAACATGACCATGATGCTCAGCCTGATCGCGGCCGTCTCGCTGGTGGTGGGCGGCATCGGCGTCATGAACGTGATGCTGATGACGGTGCGCGAACGCACGCGCGAAATCGGCATCCGCATGGCGACGGGCGCGCGCCGGCGCGACATCCTGCGCCAGTTCCTCACGGAAGCCGTGCTGGTGTCGGTGGTGGGCGGCGTGGCCGGCATCGTGGTCGGCGTGACGGTGGCCGGCTTGCTGCTGGTCTGGGACGTGCCGGTGATCTTTTCGCTCAGCGCCATCGCCGGCGCGTTTGCCTGCGCCGTGGTGACGGGGCTGGTGTTTGGCTTCATGCCGGCGCGCAAGGCGTCGGGACTCGATCCGGTCGTGGCGCTGGCGGGACCGTAA
- a CDS encoding efflux RND transporter periplasmic adaptor subunit — protein sequence MAARLPTRRARILGGVVLLALFGAGALWATRGPSTVFDTAPVKRGNIEASVTAIGTLQPQTYVDVGAQVSGQITRLHVQPGSDVDKGQLLAEIDPSVQQATVDAGRAALAGLRAQLADQQAQHRLAGQQHVRQKQMAKFDSTPLADLETAEATLASAGAKIDHLRAQIAQTQASLKADEARLGYTRIYAPMAGKVVGLDAKEGQTLNATYQTPNILRIADLSAMTVWTEVSEADVRRVRPDMPVYFTTLGGDQRRWSGKVRQVLPAPPVPGGSAAGTALAPSSSKVILYTVLFDVDNADGELMPQMTAQVVFVTAAANNVLAVPLPALRPSTEEGAKPGQFTARVMDADGKVDTRAVTVGVRNRLSAEVLQGLREGELLVTGEQPAGSGSSRFQL from the coding sequence ATGGCGGCCCGCCTGCCTACGCGCCGCGCCCGCATCCTGGGCGGCGTGGTCTTGCTGGCGCTGTTCGGCGCCGGCGCCCTGTGGGCCACGCGCGGCCCGAGCACCGTGTTCGACACGGCGCCCGTCAAGCGCGGCAACATCGAAGCGAGCGTCACGGCCATCGGCACCCTGCAGCCGCAAACCTACGTCGACGTGGGCGCGCAGGTGTCGGGCCAGATCACGCGGCTGCACGTGCAGCCGGGCAGCGACGTCGATAAAGGCCAGTTGCTGGCCGAGATCGACCCCAGCGTGCAGCAGGCCACGGTCGATGCGGGCCGCGCCGCGCTGGCGGGCTTGCGCGCGCAGCTGGCCGACCAGCAGGCGCAGCACCGCCTGGCGGGCCAGCAGCACGTGCGCCAGAAGCAGATGGCCAAGTTCGATTCGACCCCCTTGGCCGACTTGGAAACGGCCGAAGCCACCCTGGCCTCGGCCGGCGCCAAGATCGACCACCTGAGGGCGCAGATAGCCCAGACCCAGGCCAGCCTGAAGGCGGACGAGGCGCGCCTCGGCTATACGCGCATCTACGCGCCGATGGCCGGCAAGGTCGTGGGCCTCGATGCTAAGGAAGGGCAAACCCTGAACGCCACGTATCAGACGCCGAACATCCTGCGCATCGCCGACCTGTCGGCCATGACGGTGTGGACGGAAGTGTCGGAAGCGGACGTGCGCCGCGTGCGCCCGGACATGCCCGTGTATTTCACCACCCTGGGCGGCGACCAGCGGCGCTGGAGCGGCAAGGTGCGCCAAGTGCTGCCCGCGCCGCCGGTGCCCGGCGGTTCCGCCGCCGGCACGGCCCTGGCGCCGTCGAGCAGCAAGGTGATCTTGTATACAGTGCTGTTCGACGTTGATAACGCCGATGGCGAACTGATGCCGCAGATGACGGCGCAAGTGGTGTTCGTCACTGCGGCGGCGAACAATGTGCTGGCCGTGCCCTTGCCGGCCCTGAGACCGTCGACGGAAGAAGGCGCCAAGCCGGGGCAGTTCACGGCCCGCGTGATGGATGCGGACGGCAAGGTCGATACGCGCGCCGTCACCGTGGGCGTGCGCAACCGCCTCAGCGCGGAAGTGCTGCAAGGCTTGCGCGAAGGCGAATTGCTGGTCACGGGCGAACAGCCGGCCGGCAGCGGCAGCAGCAGGTTCCAGCTGTGA
- a CDS encoding DUF3325 domain-containing protein, producing MIPAILCALGLSYAGMASLCLAMDRHHGQVWGRDAAPNVRRALQLAGAVLLALAIWPCVAGWSATVGVVAWLGFLSAGALLVALLLPYAPRLLLCSSLLAAVAALAGLVTFMR from the coding sequence ATGATCCCTGCCATCCTGTGCGCGCTGGGCCTGTCGTATGCGGGCATGGCCAGCCTCTGCTTGGCGATGGACCGCCACCATGGGCAGGTCTGGGGCAGGGACGCGGCGCCGAACGTGCGGCGCGCGCTGCAACTGGCGGGCGCGGTCCTGCTGGCGCTGGCCATCTGGCCCTGCGTGGCCGGCTGGAGCGCCACCGTCGGCGTCGTCGCCTGGCTCGGTTTCCTATCGGCCGGCGCGCTGCTGGTGGCCCTGCTGCTGCCGTATGCGCCCCGCTTGCTGTTGTGTAGTTCCCTGCTGGCAGCCGTCGCCGCGCTGGCAGGTCTTGTGACGTTCATGCGGTGA
- a CDS encoding PepSY-associated TM helix domain-containing protein: MNAVKVDKVAKTPQQGGLRQAMAWLHTWSGLWISWLLFAIFLTGTLAVFDEPITHWMTPEHALEEAAHANDPPLPKVTDRGHRLELALDFMTKEHPKADMWEIWPVQRPGHGLSAYWFQPAGGYGSADLDPLTGAVIEHAREATQRDTIGGHHFVDFHYELHAGRIGVWIVAITTMIMLVALVSGVITHKRIFKDFFTFRPAKGQRSWLDAHNAVAVLTLPFQFMIAYTGLAFFSDDYVPAPVAAQYGMDNAKKAFLADWNDVGKPVKTGQPLAIPALEPFALRAEQAIGQDIRAVVLDNPNDASMRVCMYGWNEETDTMERLSANTGRACYALATGEQVALRRPGESDTGGAGLTRAVMSNLHMAGFGGTPMRWLYFFCGLAGTAMMGTGAILFMVKRRQKSGGEFGAYTQRVYRIVACLNVAAIAGLSIACVGFLWANRLIPVGVEHRAGWELRAFFGVWFVMLAHACLRAEKRAWIEQLGLLAALCLLLPVLNVLSTGDNLAAQVARGDWESAGVELGGMAFGLLAAWGAWKVRQRKEKPVKKAAARESAAPTASLQINTEGQS, encoded by the coding sequence ATGAACGCCGTCAAGGTAGACAAAGTGGCCAAGACGCCGCAGCAGGGCGGCTTGCGCCAAGCCATGGCCTGGCTGCATACATGGAGCGGGCTGTGGATTTCCTGGCTGCTGTTCGCCATTTTCCTGACCGGTACCCTGGCCGTCTTCGACGAACCGATCACCCACTGGATGACGCCCGAACATGCACTGGAAGAGGCGGCCCATGCGAACGATCCGCCGCTGCCGAAGGTCACAGATCGTGGGCACCGCCTGGAACTGGCGCTCGACTTCATGACGAAGGAACACCCGAAGGCGGACATGTGGGAAATCTGGCCCGTGCAGCGTCCCGGCCACGGCCTGTCCGCCTACTGGTTCCAGCCCGCCGGCGGCTATGGCTCGGCGGATCTCGACCCGCTGACGGGCGCCGTCATCGAACATGCGCGCGAGGCAACGCAGCGCGACACCATCGGCGGCCACCATTTCGTCGATTTTCATTACGAGCTGCACGCGGGACGCATCGGCGTGTGGATCGTTGCCATCACCACCATGATCATGCTGGTGGCGCTGGTGAGCGGCGTCATCACGCACAAGCGCATCTTCAAGGATTTCTTCACCTTCCGCCCGGCCAAGGGCCAGCGCTCGTGGCTCGACGCGCACAACGCGGTGGCCGTGCTGACGCTGCCGTTCCAGTTCATGATCGCCTACACGGGCCTGGCCTTCTTCAGCGATGACTACGTGCCGGCCCCCGTGGCGGCGCAATACGGCATGGACAACGCCAAGAAGGCCTTCCTGGCCGACTGGAACGATGTGGGCAAGCCCGTCAAGACTGGCCAGCCGCTGGCCATTCCCGCGCTGGAACCGTTCGCGCTGCGCGCCGAACAGGCCATCGGCCAGGACATCCGCGCCGTGGTGCTGGACAACCCGAACGACGCCTCCATGCGCGTGTGCATGTACGGCTGGAATGAAGAGACGGACACGATGGAACGCCTCAGCGCCAATACGGGCAGGGCCTGCTATGCGCTGGCCACGGGCGAACAGGTCGCCTTGCGCCGGCCCGGCGAATCGGATACGGGCGGCGCGGGCCTGACGCGCGCCGTCATGTCGAACCTGCACATGGCGGGCTTTGGCGGCACGCCGATGCGCTGGCTGTACTTCTTCTGCGGCCTGGCTGGCACTGCCATGATGGGCACGGGCGCCATCCTCTTCATGGTCAAGCGCCGCCAGAAGTCCGGCGGCGAGTTCGGCGCCTATACGCAGCGCGTGTACCGCATCGTCGCCTGCCTGAACGTGGCGGCCATTGCCGGCCTGTCCATCGCCTGCGTGGGCTTCCTGTGGGCCAACCGCCTGATCCCCGTCGGCGTCGAACACCGCGCCGGCTGGGAATTGCGCGCCTTCTTTGGCGTGTGGTTTGTGATGCTGGCGCACGCCTGCCTGCGCGCGGAAAAGCGCGCGTGGATCGAGCAACTGGGCTTGCTGGCCGCCCTGTGTTTGCTGCTGCCCGTGCTCAATGTACTGAGCACGGGTGACAATCTGGCGGCGCAGGTCGCGCGCGGCGATTGGGAAAGCGCCGGCGTGGAACTGGGCGGCATGGCCTTCGGCCTGCTGGCCGCCTGGGGCGCGTGGAAAGTCCGCCAGCGCAAGGAAAAGCCCGTGAAAAAGGCCGCGGCCAGGGAAAGCGCCGCGCCCACGGCCAGCCTGCAAATCAATACGGAAGGACAGTCATGA
- a CDS encoding TonB-dependent siderophore receptor — translation MSHALNFVSLPSSHCALRPLAQAAAALCLAASLPAIAQQAPATPAAEQTMLGVSVTAGRDATTEGSGSYTTGVSNTATKLNLSLRETPQSVSVLTRQQIDDLGITTLDDAVQSITGLVMQKGNFTGDSGSFSARGFPVDNILFDGLPTSLGANNTFNGDNDDLAIYDRIEVVRGATGLMTGSGTPSAAINMVRKRPTATPQASLSASVGSWRNYRLEADAANALNEAKTLRGRMVVTVQDKKDFVDVLHGRNHQLYGIIEADLRPDTTLTVGAHYRKTDNDGVSTGVVTAADGRFLNLPRSTYLGSDFDDWRQTDKTIFAELEHRFANGWKAKLAATRKTPEIDTTFSGINRRGDTLRFNSQSYRAELANTSYDAYASGSYSLFGREHELTVGASHRRSSKNSYGGWAPYSWGAAAPVLDPFHWDAGSVARPVINYAQWRTASITEQSGVYAGTRMRLADPLSLVLGGRVSWYKDDAGYSVAREFTPYAGVVYDLDKQHSVYASWTEIFQPQAATDAHAQPLKPISGTNYEAGVKGEYFGGALNASAAVFQIRQQNRGVDDLAGPNPCPGSTWGYCQRASGEVRSEGAELDVAGALTPDWQLSAGFTYVKAQFKRDSDPANIGKDFNSRYPRQQLKLATSYRLSGAAQGWRVGASVYGQGATESDDGTYHLRQGRYAIVGLNAAWQIDSRAELRLNVNNVLDKHYYQSIYSDVFGNMVGTPRNLMLTLNYKL, via the coding sequence ATGTCTCACGCTTTGAATTTTGTCAGTTTGCCATCCTCTCACTGCGCATTGCGTCCGCTGGCGCAAGCGGCTGCGGCCCTGTGCCTTGCCGCCAGCCTGCCGGCCATCGCGCAGCAGGCGCCAGCCACCCCCGCCGCCGAGCAGACCATGCTCGGCGTGTCCGTCACGGCGGGGCGCGATGCGACAACAGAGGGCAGCGGCTCCTACACGACGGGCGTGAGCAATACGGCAACCAAGCTGAACCTGTCTCTGCGCGAGACGCCGCAGTCGGTCAGCGTGCTGACGCGCCAGCAGATCGACGACCTGGGCATCACGACCCTGGACGACGCGGTGCAGTCGATCACGGGGCTGGTCATGCAAAAGGGTAACTTTACGGGCGATTCGGGCAGTTTCAGCGCACGCGGCTTCCCCGTCGATAACATCCTGTTCGATGGCTTGCCCACCAGCCTGGGCGCGAACAACACCTTCAATGGCGACAATGACGACCTGGCCATCTACGACCGCATCGAAGTGGTGCGCGGCGCCACGGGCTTGATGACGGGCAGCGGCACGCCCAGCGCGGCCATCAACATGGTGCGCAAGCGCCCGACGGCCACGCCGCAAGCGTCACTCTCGGCGAGCGTGGGCAGCTGGAGGAACTACCGCCTGGAAGCCGATGCGGCCAATGCGCTCAATGAAGCGAAGACCCTGCGCGGGCGCATGGTCGTGACGGTGCAGGACAAGAAGGATTTTGTCGACGTGCTGCATGGCCGCAACCACCAGCTGTACGGCATCATCGAAGCGGATCTGCGCCCCGACACCACCTTGACGGTGGGCGCGCACTACCGCAAGACGGACAACGACGGCGTCTCGACGGGCGTGGTGACGGCCGCCGACGGACGCTTTTTGAATTTGCCCCGTTCCACTTACCTGGGCAGCGATTTCGACGACTGGCGCCAGACGGACAAGACCATCTTCGCCGAACTGGAACACCGCTTCGCCAATGGCTGGAAGGCCAAGCTGGCGGCCACGCGCAAGACGCCCGAGATCGACACGACGTTTTCCGGCATCAACCGCCGCGGCGACACCCTGCGCTTCAATTCGCAAAGCTACCGCGCCGAGCTGGCCAACACCAGCTATGACGCCTATGCGAGCGGCAGCTACAGCCTGTTCGGCCGCGAGCACGAGCTGACCGTCGGCGCCAGCCACCGCCGTTCGTCGAAAAACAGCTATGGCGGCTGGGCGCCATACAGCTGGGGCGCGGCGGCGCCGGTGCTCGACCCGTTCCACTGGGATGCGGGCAGCGTGGCGCGTCCCGTCATCAACTACGCGCAGTGGCGCACGGCCAGCATCACCGAGCAAAGCGGCGTGTATGCGGGCACCCGCATGCGCCTGGCCGACCCGCTGTCGCTGGTGCTGGGCGGGCGCGTGAGCTGGTACAAGGACGATGCCGGCTACTCGGTGGCGCGCGAATTCACGCCGTACGCCGGCGTCGTGTATGACCTCGACAAGCAGCATTCCGTGTACGCCAGCTGGACCGAAATCTTCCAGCCGCAGGCGGCCACCGACGCCCATGCGCAGCCATTGAAGCCGATCAGCGGCACCAACTATGAAGCGGGCGTGAAGGGCGAATACTTCGGCGGCGCCCTCAATGCCAGCGCGGCCGTGTTCCAGATCCGCCAGCAAAACCGTGGCGTGGACGACCTGGCCGGCCCGAACCCGTGCCCGGGCAGCACCTGGGGCTATTGCCAGCGCGCGTCGGGCGAAGTGCGCAGCGAAGGCGCGGAGCTCGACGTGGCGGGCGCGCTGACGCCGGACTGGCAGCTGTCGGCCGGTTTTACGTATGTGAAGGCGCAATTCAAGCGCGACAGCGATCCGGCCAATATCGGCAAGGATTTCAACAGCCGCTATCCGCGCCAGCAGCTCAAGCTGGCCACCAGCTACCGCCTGTCCGGCGCGGCGCAGGGCTGGCGCGTGGGCGCTTCCGTGTACGGGCAGGGCGCGACGGAGTCAGACGACGGCACCTACCATCTGCGCCAGGGCCGCTACGCGATCGTGGGCTTGAACGCGGCGTGGCAGATCGACAGCCGCGCCGAGCTGCGCCTGAATGTCAACAATGTGCTCGACAAGCACTACTACCAGAGCATCTATTCCGATGTCTTCGGCAACATGGTGGGCACGCCGCGCAACCTGATGCTGACCTTGAACTACAAACTGTAA